From one Conyzicola nivalis genomic stretch:
- a CDS encoding MerR family transcriptional regulator translates to MSELSRSEASRYDLGLLFTDGMPDHDDATGYRGAVAARAAGISYRQLDYWARTDLVVPTVRGAAGSGSQRLYGFRDILVLKLVKRLLDTGISLQQIRIAVNQLRESGINDLAQTTLMSDGASVYLCTSNDEVIDLVSRGQGVFGIAVGKVLREVETSLIELDSVAAEDPADELAKRRVSKAS, encoded by the coding sequence ATGAGTGAACTCAGCCGTAGCGAGGCATCCCGCTACGACCTAGGCCTCCTCTTCACCGACGGAATGCCCGACCACGACGACGCCACCGGCTACCGCGGCGCCGTAGCCGCCCGTGCCGCAGGCATCAGCTACCGCCAGCTCGACTACTGGGCCCGCACCGACCTCGTCGTCCCCACCGTGCGCGGAGCGGCCGGCAGCGGGTCGCAGCGCCTCTACGGTTTCCGCGACATCCTCGTTCTCAAGCTCGTCAAGCGCCTGCTCGACACCGGCATTTCCCTGCAGCAGATCCGCATCGCCGTGAACCAGCTGCGCGAGTCGGGCATCAACGACCTGGCCCAGACCACGCTGATGAGCGACGGCGCGAGCGTCTACCTGTGCACGAGCAACGACGAGGTCATCGACCTCGTCAGCCGCGGCCAGGGCGTCTTCGGCATCGCCGTGGGCAAGGTGCTGCGCGAGGTCGAGACCAGCCTCATCGAGCTCGACTCGGTCGCGGCCGAAGACCCGGCAGACGAACTGGCCAAGCGCCGCGTGAGCAAGGCCAGCTAG
- a CDS encoding ParA family protein: MHVLSVSSLKGGVGKTTVTLGLASAAFAKGLRTLVVDLDPQADVSTGMDIDVTGRLNIADVLASPKEKVVRAAIAPSGWTRGRPGKIDVLIGSPSAINFDGPHPSIREIWKLEEALANVESDYDLVLIDCAPSLNALTRTAWAASDRVTVVTEPGLFSVAAADRALRAIEEIRRGLSPRLQPLGIIVNRVRIQSLEHQFRIKELRDMFGPLVLSPQLPERTSLQQAQGAAKPLHVWPGESAEEMAHNFDQLLDRIMRTAKIGDYSEVR, from the coding sequence GTGCATGTACTCAGCGTCAGTTCCCTCAAGGGGGGTGTGGGCAAGACCACGGTCACCCTTGGACTCGCCTCTGCCGCCTTCGCGAAAGGCCTGCGAACGCTCGTGGTGGACCTCGATCCACAAGCCGACGTTTCGACCGGCATGGATATCGACGTCACGGGTCGCCTGAATATCGCGGATGTGCTCGCGTCGCCGAAAGAAAAAGTCGTTCGAGCAGCGATCGCCCCGAGCGGGTGGACCCGCGGACGCCCCGGCAAGATCGACGTCCTCATCGGTTCGCCCTCGGCCATCAACTTCGACGGCCCTCACCCGAGCATCCGGGAGATCTGGAAGCTCGAGGAGGCCCTCGCCAACGTCGAGAGCGACTACGACCTCGTTCTCATCGACTGCGCGCCATCGCTCAACGCCCTCACGCGCACCGCGTGGGCGGCGAGCGACCGCGTGACGGTCGTCACCGAGCCCGGCCTGTTCTCGGTCGCGGCCGCCGACCGCGCCCTGCGCGCGATCGAGGAGATCCGCCGTGGTCTCTCCCCCCGGCTGCAGCCGCTCGGCATCATCGTGAACCGCGTGCGCATCCAGTCGCTCGAGCACCAGTTCCGCATCAAGGAACTGCGCGACATGTTCGGCCCGCTCGTGCTCAGCCCGCAGCTGCCGGAGCGCACCTCGCTTCAGCAGGCGCAGGGTGCCGCGAAGCCGCTGCACGTCTGGCCGGGCGAGAGTGCCGAGGAGATGGCCCACAACTTCGACCAGCTGCTCGACCGCATTATGCGCACGGCGAAGATCGGTGACTACAGCGAGGTTCGCTGA
- the ftsR gene encoding transcriptional regulator FtsR has translation MARAAAQAGVPGGSGLLSIGQVLAKLNPEFPDLTPSKLRFLEERQLITPARTDSGYRKFSGADMDRLRFVLSMQRDHYLPLKVIRGYLDELDAGRQPELPGGAVQAPSMLSAERRLSRDELVREAGANAMLLNDAVSASLIVAADTFGEDVLAVLKSLVELQRSGIEPRHLRGFRAAAERELGLIENALMPVARRKDASSRAKAAEMAREIASQLEIVRSSLIRSALTRLDS, from the coding sequence GTGGCTCGAGCAGCCGCCCAGGCCGGTGTGCCTGGGGGTTCGGGTCTGTTGAGCATCGGGCAGGTGCTCGCCAAGCTGAACCCTGAGTTTCCCGACCTCACCCCGTCGAAGCTCCGCTTTCTCGAGGAACGCCAGCTGATCACCCCCGCCCGCACCGACTCGGGCTACCGCAAGTTCTCGGGCGCCGACATGGACCGCCTGCGGTTCGTGCTCAGCATGCAGCGCGACCACTACCTGCCGCTCAAGGTCATCCGCGGCTACCTCGACGAACTCGACGCCGGCCGCCAGCCCGAGTTGCCCGGCGGAGCCGTGCAGGCGCCCTCCATGCTCAGCGCCGAACGCCGACTGTCGCGCGACGAACTCGTACGCGAGGCGGGCGCGAACGCGATGCTGCTCAACGACGCGGTATCCGCCTCGCTCATCGTCGCCGCCGACACCTTCGGCGAAGACGTGCTCGCCGTCCTCAAGTCGCTCGTCGAGCTGCAGCGCTCGGGAATCGAGCCGCGGCACCTCCGCGGATTCCGCGCGGCGGCCGAGCGTGAGCTCGGTCTGATCGAGAACGCGCTTATGCCCGTCGCCCGTCGCAAAGACGCCTCCAGCCGCGCCAAAGCGGCCGAAATGGCCCGCGAGATCGCGAGCCAACTCGAAATCGTCCGCAGCAGTCTCATCCGGTCTGCCCTCACGCGACTCGATTCGTAG